The proteins below are encoded in one region of Helicoverpa zea isolate HzStark_Cry1AcR chromosome 21, ilHelZeax1.1, whole genome shotgun sequence:
- the LOC124640953 gene encoding uncharacterized protein LOC124640953 isoform X2, whose amino-acid sequence MDSKLKELVKKRASCKAKLTLFSNYLNVVLSCSRLSDLQVTELETRLDKMDLLYNDYDKIQGDIELLMEDSAEALADREAFQNQYFSLVSSAREVRRQHSERRASVLQRTRWHASTGEIKLNQLVLIREKTQPPLHWLLGRIVKVFPGADGITRVAEIKTKKGNITRAFNNICPLPIEDDVSTRAGCSETSRT is encoded by the exons atggaCTCTAAACTTAAAGAATTAGTTAAGAAACGTGCAAGCTGTAAAGCTAAACTTACGCTTTTCagcaattatttaaatgtagtcCTTTCTTGTTCACGATTAAGTGATTTACAAGTAACAGAACTGGAAACCCGACTTGATAAAATGGATTTATTATACAATGACTATGATAAAATACAGGGGGATATCGAGCTGCTGATGGAGGACTCCGCCGAGGCATTGGCTGATCGCGAAGCCTTTCAAAACCAATACTTCTCCTTGGTGTCATCGGCGCGCGAGGTGCGACGTCAGCATAGCGAGCGAAGAGCCAGCGTGTTG CAGAGAACCAGATGGCATGCGTCCACAGGCGAAATTAAGCTGAATCAGTTAGTTCTGATCAGAGAGAAAACGCAACCACCACTACATTGGCTATTAGGCCGTATCGTCAAGGTGTTTCCTGGTGCTGACGGCATCACGAGGGTGGCGGAAATCAAAACCAAGAAGGGCAACATCACAAGGGCCTTCAACAACATATGTCCTTTACCTATTGAAGACGATGTTTCAACCCGGGCAGGATGTTCGGAAACCTCTAGAACATAG
- the LOC124640953 gene encoding uncharacterized protein LOC124640953 isoform X1: MDSKLKELVKKRASCKAKLTLFSNYLNVVLSCSRLSDLQVTELETRLDKMDLLYNDYDKIQGDIELLMEDSAEALADREAFQNQYFSLVSSAREVRRQHSERRASVLVSSVQASDNNDATQSKHSVVKLPQISLPHFDGSYQHWLEFRDTFDSLIHKNTLLDDISKFHYLRSSLKGAAALIIRSLDFNSGNYSIAWDLLTKRYNNNRLLVNNHVQSLFNVDQIEKESSKAVRHLVDSTTKNLRALTILGQPTQHWDTLIIYIMAHKLDTKTYVHWEEFRNTLSEAPTLSKFLTFLNNRADLLESVEDSEAIKNKTSNNKSNKQKSFAITSTDNNNISNKVSSSNCPMCKQSHVLFKCDSFRKLTSDVRNQKAKEYKVCLNCLNPGHSEQKCKLWARCKYCKAKHNTLLHVDKDSEPTTSSQITDNVTLTAKAIQNTTSSTVLLSTARVKVRDSSGRSHVARVLLDNGSTANFITEELCAENQMACVHRRN, from the exons atggaCTCTAAACTTAAAGAATTAGTTAAGAAACGTGCAAGCTGTAAAGCTAAACTTACGCTTTTCagcaattatttaaatgtagtcCTTTCTTGTTCACGATTAAGTGATTTACAAGTAACAGAACTGGAAACCCGACTTGATAAAATGGATTTATTATACAATGACTATGATAAAATACAGGGGGATATCGAGCTGCTGATGGAGGACTCCGCCGAGGCATTGGCTGATCGCGAAGCCTTTCAAAACCAATACTTCTCCTTGGTGTCATCGGCGCGCGAGGTGCGACGTCAGCATAGCGAGCGAAGAGCCAGCGTGTTGGTGAGTTCCGTACAAGCTTCAGATAATAATGACGCCACACAGTCGAAACATAGTGTTGTGAAATTACCACAGATTAGTTTACCACATTTTGATGGAAGCTATCAGCATTGGCTCGAGTTTAGAGACACGTTTGATTCTCTTATACACAAGAACACATTGTTGGATGACATAAGTAAATTTCATTATCTGAGGTCCTCGTTAAAGGGTGCTGCTGCCTTAATTATTAGAAGCTTGGATTTTAATTCTGGTAACTACAGCATCGCCTGGGATTTATTGACGAAACGTTACAATAATAATCGTCTTTTGGTAAATAATCATGTTCAATCGTTATTTAATGTCGATCAAATAGAAAAGGAGTCCAGTAAAGCAGTACGTCATTTAGTCGATAGTACTACAAAAAATCTCAGAGCTTTAACAATTTTAGGACAACCGACGCAGCACTGGGACaccttaattatttatataatggcTCACAAATTAGATACTAAAACTTACGTTCATTGGGAAGAATTTAGAAATACGTTATCCGAGGCACCTACATTGTCtaaatttttaacttttttaaataacaggGCAGACTTGTTGGAATCAGTTGAGGACTCTGAAGCTATTAAAAACAAGACCtcaaacaataaatcaaataagcAAAAAAGTTTTGCCATAACATCaactgataataataatatttcaaataaggTTTCGAGCTCAAATTGTCCAATGTGCAAACAAagtcatgttttatttaagtgtGATAGTTTTCGAAAACTGACGTCAGATGTTCGTAATCAGAAGGCTAAAGAATACAAGGTTTGTCTTAACTGTTTAAACCCGGGCCATTCCGAACAAAAATGCAAATTGTGGGCTCGGTGCAAGTATTGTAAGGCAAAACATAATACACTGTTACACGTAGACAAAGACAGCGAGCCGACTACCAGTAGTCAAATAACAGATAATGTTACTTTAACTGCCAAAGCTATACAGAATACTACTTCGTCCACCGTATTGCTTTCCACAGCGAGGGTGAAGGTGCGCGACAGCAGCGGCCGCAGCCACGTAGCGAGGGTGCTGCTGGACAACGGCAGTACCGCAAACTTTATAACTGAGGAGCTGTGTG CAGAGAACCAGATGGCATGCGTCCACAGGCGAAATTAA